The Oxobacter pfennigii genome has a segment encoding these proteins:
- a CDS encoding beta-ketoacyl-ACP synthase III: MSFNKIYARISGTGSGLPEKVLTNADLEKMVDTSDEWITSRTGIKERRIARNDEAASDIGTIAAKNALADAGLKPEEVDLIIVSTVTPDMIFPSTACIIQKNIEALNAAAFDIEAACTGFIYGITVAAQFIENGFYKNVLVVGVDVLSKITNWQDRNTCVLFGDGAGAVVLTASDKPGIMSGFLGSDGNGGKSLCCLAGGSRMPATEDTISKGLHYIAMEGSEVFKFAVKTLPEAVISALNKCNLTVEDIDWLIPHQANTRIIESAAKKLGIPMEKTMVTLDKYGNNSSATIPIAIDEYARLKRIKDGDILALVGFGGGLTWGASIIKWQK, from the coding sequence ATGAGTTTTAATAAAATATATGCCAGAATATCCGGAACAGGGAGCGGATTGCCTGAAAAGGTACTGACCAATGCCGACCTTGAAAAAATGGTGGACACCAGCGATGAATGGATAACAAGCCGTACGGGTATTAAAGAAAGAAGAATAGCAAGGAATGATGAAGCAGCTTCAGATATAGGCACCATAGCGGCTAAGAATGCATTAGCGGATGCAGGTTTGAAACCTGAAGAGGTGGATTTGATAATTGTATCAACTGTAACTCCTGATATGATTTTCCCTTCCACAGCATGCATAATACAAAAGAACATTGAAGCTTTAAATGCAGCTGCCTTTGATATAGAAGCCGCATGCACAGGTTTTATATATGGTATAACCGTAGCTGCACAATTTATAGAAAACGGTTTTTATAAGAATGTTCTTGTTGTAGGTGTTGATGTGCTATCAAAAATAACCAACTGGCAGGACAGGAATACCTGCGTTCTCTTCGGAGACGGAGCAGGCGCCGTTGTATTGACGGCAAGTGATAAGCCGGGAATAATGTCTGGCTTTTTAGGATCTGACGGCAATGGGGGCAAGAGCTTATGTTGTCTTGCAGGAGGTTCAAGGATGCCTGCAACGGAGGATACAATTTCAAAAGGACTTCACTATATTGCAATGGAAGGCAGTGAGGTATTCAAGTTTGCCGTAAAGACGCTGCCGGAAGCAGTTATCAGTGCGCTAAACAAGTGTAATCTTACAGTTGAGGATATCGACTGGCTCATTCCCCATCAGGCAAACACCAGAATAATAGAGTCAGCAGCAAAGAAGCTTGGGATTCCTATGGAAAAGACCATGGTAACCCTTGATAAATACGGTAATAATTCATCGGCGACAATACCTATTGCCATAGATGAATATGCAAGATTAAAAAGAATAAAAGATGGTGATATACTGGCACTGGTAGGGTTTGGCGGAGGCTTAACCTGGGGTGCATCAATTATTAAATGGCAGAAATGA
- the rpmF gene encoding 50S ribosomal protein L32, with translation MGNPARKFSKARTATRRANWKLSLPGIVECPQCHEQMLFHRVCKNCGYYRGKSAVEADNK, from the coding sequence ATGGGTAATCCTGCAAGAAAATTTTCTAAAGCAAGAACAGCAACAAGAAGAGCAAACTGGAAATTAAGCCTACCTGGTATTGTAGAGTGTCCGCAGTGCCATGAGCAGATGCTTTTCCATAGAGTATGTAAAAATTGTGGTTATTATAGAGGAAAATCTGCTGTTGAAGCGGATAACAAATAG
- the fabD gene encoding ACP S-malonyltransferase encodes MDKIAFLFSGQGSQYVGMARDLYNNYETVRNTLDTADGILNENLTGIIFEGPEDKLKLTENTQPAILAVSIAIMNLLVKEGIEPDGALGLSLGEYSALTASGILSYEDALPLVRKRGRFMQEAVPEGNGSMAAIIGLSREDVLSLVQEASIAGIVEAVNFNCPGQIAVAGEVAAVNKAVELAKEKGATKSVMLQVSAPFHSSMLKAAGDKLNIELNKLKFNKGKIPVLANLDCEYYGDNRERVIDKLTKQVYNAVLFEDCIKKMINDGYNVFVEAGPGRALNSFVKRIDKNVRLLNVEDIKSLEKTISSLK; translated from the coding sequence ATGGACAAAATTGCATTCTTGTTTTCAGGGCAGGGTTCGCAGTATGTGGGCATGGCAAGGGACCTTTATAACAATTACGAAACTGTGAGAAATACCCTTGACACGGCAGATGGCATACTGAATGAAAACCTGACAGGTATAATATTTGAAGGGCCTGAGGATAAGTTGAAGCTCACTGAAAATACTCAGCCGGCCATACTCGCAGTATCCATAGCCATTATGAATTTATTGGTTAAAGAGGGTATTGAACCTGATGGCGCACTGGGTTTAAGCTTAGGCGAATATTCAGCATTGACAGCTTCTGGCATATTAAGCTATGAGGATGCTCTTCCCCTGGTAAGAAAGAGGGGCAGGTTTATGCAGGAAGCCGTACCTGAAGGAAATGGCTCCATGGCAGCAATTATAGGATTATCGAGGGAAGATGTTTTATCTTTAGTGCAAGAAGCATCCATTGCAGGAATTGTTGAAGCAGTAAATTTCAATTGCCCCGGACAGATAGCTGTTGCAGGCGAGGTTGCAGCCGTTAATAAGGCTGTTGAACTTGCAAAGGAAAAAGGAGCAACCAAATCTGTGATGCTTCAGGTAAGCGCACCCTTTCATTCCAGCATGCTAAAAGCAGCAGGGGATAAACTCAATATTGAGCTTAATAAGCTTAAATTTAATAAGGGTAAAATACCTGTCCTTGCAAACCTTGACTGTGAATACTATGGGGATAATAGGGAAAGAGTTATTGATAAGCTTACAAAGCAGGTTTACAATGCGGTTCTTTTTGAGGATTGCATAAAAAAAATGATAAATGACGGATATAACGTGTTTGTAGAAGCAGGCCCAGGAAGAGCTTTAAATTCTTTTGTCAAAAGAATAGATAAAAACGTAAGGCTCTTAAACGTAGAAGATATTAAGTCCCTTGAAAAAACTATATCGTCATTGAAGTAA
- the fapR gene encoding transcription factor FapR, whose protein sequence is MMVNKRPTKKDRQKNLVDALNSDPFLTDDELAEKFDISVQTIRLDRMELKIPELRERVKNVAENNFLKVKSIRGQEFVGELIDIQPGKSAISILDTSKDMVFENSQVVKGQHIYAQAESIALAIIDAHSALTGVANIKYKRPVLAGEKLVAKAEVIRQRGNRFFVWVMIYIKQQEVFRGKFVLVSMDDQEGI, encoded by the coding sequence ATGATGGTTAACAAGCGTCCTACTAAAAAGGATAGGCAAAAGAATTTAGTCGATGCTTTAAACAGCGACCCTTTTTTAACGGATGATGAATTAGCTGAGAAGTTCGATATCTCTGTACAGACTATAAGGCTGGACAGAATGGAATTGAAAATCCCGGAATTAAGGGAAAGAGTCAAAAACGTTGCTGAAAACAATTTTCTCAAGGTAAAATCCATAAGAGGACAGGAGTTCGTAGGAGAGCTTATTGATATTCAACCGGGAAAAAGCGCCATTTCCATTTTGGATACCAGCAAAGACATGGTTTTTGAAAATTCCCAGGTAGTGAAGGGGCAGCACATATACGCCCAGGCAGAATCTATTGCCCTTGCCATAATTGATGCTCATTCGGCTTTGACAGGAGTTGCAAACATCAAATACAAAAGGCCGGTTTTGGCAGGTGAAAAGCTGGTTGCCAAGGCAGAGGTAATAAGGCAGAGGGGAAACAGATTTTTTGTTTGGGTTATGATTTACATCAAGCAGCAGGAAGTATTCCGAGGCAAATTTGTTTTGGTTTCAATGGATGACCAGGAGGGGATATAA
- the plsX gene encoding phosphate acyltransferase PlsX — MKVVIDGMGGDNAPSAVVEGSVLAVSEYDIHIIIVGDSKLIEQELNKHTYDKSKIEVIHTSEVISTNEAPVMAIRRKKDSSMAVGMKLVKEGKAEAFISAGSTGALLAGALFIIGRIKGIDRPALAPILPGKNGGYMVVDVGANTDCKPKHLLQFAKMGSIYFKQVLKAENPKVGLVNIGTEEEKGNELTKETFGLLKDSGLNFVGNVEPREIPAGDIQVLVCDGFVGNTILKMFEGTAYLLLDALKEEFMSTAISKVGALLLKSSFKRFKKKFDYTEYGGAAFLGVEGAVIKAHGSSNAYAIKNAVRQAKLFIENDTLGKISESIKDTQNESED; from the coding sequence ATGAAGGTTGTTATTGACGGAATGGGTGGAGACAATGCCCCAAGTGCGGTTGTAGAGGGCAGTGTACTTGCAGTTTCAGAATATGATATCCATATAATTATTGTGGGCGATTCAAAGCTTATAGAACAAGAATTGAATAAACATACATACGATAAGTCAAAGATTGAAGTAATACATACTTCGGAAGTGATATCCACCAACGAGGCTCCCGTTATGGCCATAAGGCGTAAAAAGGATTCCTCCATGGCAGTAGGAATGAAGCTTGTAAAAGAAGGAAAAGCAGAAGCCTTTATTTCAGCGGGAAGTACCGGGGCATTGCTTGCCGGAGCCCTCTTTATAATCGGAAGGATAAAGGGCATTGACAGACCGGCATTAGCTCCCATCCTGCCGGGCAAAAACGGCGGATATATGGTGGTGGATGTAGGTGCCAATACAGACTGCAAACCTAAGCACCTTTTACAGTTCGCCAAGATGGGCAGTATTTACTTTAAGCAGGTTCTAAAGGCCGAGAATCCCAAAGTTGGATTGGTTAACATAGGAACCGAGGAAGAAAAGGGAAACGAGCTTACTAAGGAAACTTTCGGATTATTGAAAGATTCGGGGCTTAATTTTGTGGGCAATGTTGAGCCCAGGGAAATTCCTGCCGGTGATATACAGGTTTTAGTATGCGATGGATTTGTAGGAAATACTATATTGAAAATGTTTGAGGGAACAGCATATCTTCTTCTTGATGCCCTTAAAGAAGAATTTATGAGCACTGCAATATCAAAGGTAGGTGCCCTTCTTCTTAAAAGTTCCTTTAAGAGGTTTAAAAAGAAATTTGATTATACGGAATATGGCGGTGCGGCATTTTTAGGAGTGGAAGGAGCAGTTATTAAAGCTCATGGAAGTTCTAATGCCTATGCCATAAAAAATGCCGTAAGGCAGGCTAAACTGTTTATTGAAAATGACACATTGGGCAAAATCAGTGAAAGCATCAAAGATACTCAAAATGAAAGCGAGGATTAA
- the fabK gene encoding enoyl-[acyl-carrier-protein] reductase FabK has product MLNTKLCDILGIKYPIIQGGMAWVATGELAAAVSNAGGLGIIGAGNSPVEVVKKNIGIAKSLTDKPFGVNVMLLSPYAEGVMELLFEEKVAVVTTGAGNPGKYIERLKSLGIKIIPVVPSVALAKRMEKEGVDAVIAEGTESGGHIGELTTMALVPQVVDAVNIPVIAAGGIADGRGLIASLALGAVGVQIGTRFVCSDECTVHENYKKAIVNAKDRDAVATGHSTGHPVRCLKNKLTREFEKLESAKAPAEELEKLGIGRLKAAVVDGDMEMGSVMSGQIAGMIKDIKPCSEIINDIIEEAQKVSRNISSLF; this is encoded by the coding sequence ATGTTAAATACAAAGCTTTGTGATATATTGGGCATAAAATATCCGATAATTCAAGGGGGGATGGCTTGGGTAGCCACCGGGGAGCTTGCTGCGGCGGTTTCAAATGCAGGAGGCTTAGGTATTATAGGCGCCGGCAATTCACCTGTAGAAGTTGTAAAAAAGAACATAGGCATAGCCAAGAGTCTCACAGATAAGCCTTTCGGCGTAAACGTAATGCTTCTTTCTCCCTACGCAGAAGGAGTAATGGAGCTTTTATTTGAGGAAAAAGTAGCCGTTGTTACAACGGGTGCTGGCAATCCGGGAAAATATATAGAAAGGTTGAAATCCTTAGGCATTAAAATAATACCTGTAGTTCCGTCAGTTGCCCTGGCAAAGAGGATGGAAAAGGAAGGCGTAGATGCGGTAATTGCAGAAGGTACAGAATCAGGCGGCCATATTGGCGAATTGACAACAATGGCACTGGTTCCCCAGGTAGTTGATGCCGTTAATATTCCCGTAATAGCCGCCGGCGGTATAGCAGACGGTAGAGGACTTATTGCTTCCCTTGCCCTTGGTGCCGTAGGGGTGCAGATTGGAACGAGATTTGTTTGCTCAGACGAATGTACGGTACATGAAAATTATAAAAAAGCCATAGTTAACGCAAAGGATAGGGATGCCGTAGCTACAGGCCATTCGACAGGCCACCCTGTAAGATGCCTTAAAAATAAGCTCACCCGTGAATTTGAGAAACTGGAAAGCGCTAAAGCTCCTGCAGAGGAGTTAGAGAAGCTTGGAATAGGAAGGCTTAAAGCTGCAGTAGTAGATGGAGATATGGAGATGGGCTCTGTAATGTCGGGACAAATAGCAGGTATGATAAAGGATATCAAACCCTGCAGTGAAATTATAAACGATATTATCGAAGAAGCACAAAAGGTATCCCGCAATATTTCAAGCTTATTTTAG